In Clostridium sp. DL-VIII, the following proteins share a genomic window:
- a CDS encoding NADP-dependent glyceraldehyde-3-phosphate dehydrogenase, whose amino-acid sequence MFNCIKCENNNFKNLINGEWVGSKDNKSIEIYSPLDNSLIGSVPTMSKEEVDNVINIAKEAQKKWSKVPMSERAEILYKAADILVEKSEEIVEIMIREIGKDRKSAKSEVLRTADFIRFTADTAKNISGESIPGDTFPGFKRNKISVVSREPLGVVLAISPFNYPINLSASKIAPGIIVGNSVVLKPATQGSLCGLYLAKVFQEAGVPNGVLNTITGRGSEIGDYVVTHEGINFINFTGSTEVGTRISKITSMVPLLMELGGKDAAIVLEDADLDLAANNIVAGGYSYSGQRCTAVKRILVVDKVADKLVAKVKEKMAKLTAGNPLEKDVDIVPLISTKSADYVMELIEDAKNKGAELVVGGNRDGNLIYPTLFDNVTTDMRIAWEEPFGPVLPILRVKDKDEAIEIANRSEYGLQSAVFTENIDDAFYVADKLEVGTVQVNNKTERGPDHFPFLGVKSSGIGTQGIRYSIESMSRPKATVINLVR is encoded by the coding sequence ATGTTTAATTGTATAAAATGCGAAAACAATAATTTTAAAAACTTAATAAATGGAGAATGGGTTGGCAGTAAAGATAACAAATCCATAGAGATATATTCTCCACTTGATAATTCATTGATAGGAAGTGTTCCTACAATGTCAAAAGAAGAAGTAGATAATGTGATTAATATAGCAAAAGAAGCTCAAAAAAAATGGAGTAAGGTTCCTATGAGTGAAAGAGCAGAAATTTTATATAAGGCAGCTGATATTTTAGTAGAAAAATCTGAAGAAATAGTTGAGATAATGATAAGAGAAATTGGAAAAGATAGAAAAAGTGCTAAATCAGAAGTTTTAAGAACAGCAGATTTTATTAGATTTACAGCTGATACAGCTAAAAATATATCTGGAGAGAGCATTCCAGGTGATACTTTCCCAGGATTTAAGAGAAATAAAATTTCAGTTGTAAGCAGAGAACCTCTTGGAGTTGTACTTGCAATATCTCCATTTAATTATCCAATAAATTTATCAGCGTCAAAAATTGCACCAGGAATAATTGTAGGTAATTCTGTTGTTTTAAAACCAGCAACTCAAGGTAGTTTGTGTGGTTTATACTTAGCTAAGGTATTTCAAGAAGCTGGCGTGCCTAATGGAGTATTAAACACAATAACAGGACGAGGCAGTGAAATAGGTGATTATGTTGTAACACATGAAGGTATAAATTTCATTAACTTCACTGGAAGTACAGAAGTAGGCACTAGGATTTCTAAAATAACAAGTATGGTTCCGCTACTTATGGAATTGGGTGGCAAGGATGCTGCTATAGTTTTAGAAGATGCAGATTTAGACCTTGCAGCAAATAATATAGTTGCAGGAGGTTACTCATATTCAGGTCAAAGGTGTACAGCCGTTAAAAGAATTTTAGTAGTTGACAAAGTTGCAGACAAGTTAGTTGCTAAGGTAAAAGAAAAAATGGCTAAGCTTACAGCTGGTAATCCATTAGAAAAAGATGTTGATATAGTTCCACTTATCAGTACTAAATCTGCTGATTATGTTATGGAGTTAATCGAGGATGCAAAAAATAAAGGTGCAGAGTTAGTAGTCGGAGGAAATAGAGATGGAAATTTAATTTATCCAACTTTATTTGATAATGTTACTACAGATATGCGAATTGCATGGGAAGAGCCTTTTGGACCAGTACTTCCAATTTTAAGGGTTAAAGATAAAGATGAAGCTATAGAAATTGCAAATAGATCAGAATATGGTCTTCAAAGTGCTGTATTTACAGAAAATATCGATGATGCTTTTTATGTGGCTGACAAATTAGAGGTCGGAACAGTACAGGTAAATAATAAAACAGAAAGAGGCCCAGATCATTTTCCATTCCTTGGCGTGAAATCTTCTGGTATAGGAACTCAAGGAATAAGGTATTCAATAGAGTCTATGTCAAGACCTAAAGCAACAGTAATAAATTTAGTAAGATAA